From the genome of Malus sylvestris chromosome 6, drMalSylv7.2, whole genome shotgun sequence, one region includes:
- the LOC126627102 gene encoding alcohol acyl transferase 1 allele GSa-like produces MMPPSVLQVKRLQPELITPVKSTPRETKFLSDIDDQESLRFHVPVIMCYKDNPSLKENRNPIKAIREALSRALVYYYPLAGRLREGPNRKLMVDCNGEGILFVEASADVTLEQLGDKILPPCPLLEEFLVNFPGFDGIIGCPLLLVQVTRLTCGGFILALRLNHTMCDAPGLLQFLTAIAEMARGAHAPSILPVWERELLSARDPPRITCVHHEYEDVIDHSDGSYASSNPSNMVQRSFYFGAKEMRILRKQIPPHLISTCSTFDLITACLWKCRTLALKINPKQVVRVSCIVNARGKHHNVRLPLGYYGNAFAFPAAVSKAEPLCKNPMGYALELVKKAKATMNEEYLRSVADLLVLRGRPQYSSTGSYLIVSDNTRAGFGDVNFGWGQPIFAGPAKALDLISFYVQHKNNSEDGILVPMCLPFSAMERFQQELERITLEPKEDICNNLRLTRIMSMM; encoded by the exons ATGATGCCACCCTCAGTACTTCAAGTGAAACGATTGCAGCCGGAACTTATAACTCCGGTAAAGTCAACGCCTCGAGAAACAAAATTTCTCTCAGATATTGATGACCAAGAAAGCTTGAGGTTTCATGTTCCAGTCATAATGTGTTACAAAGACAACCCTTCGCTTAAGGAAAATCGTAATCCCATTAAGGCGATTAGGGAAGCCTTAAGTAGAGCATTAGTGTATTACTACCCTTTAGCTGGCAGGCTTAGGGAAGGGCCTAACAGAAAGCTCATGGTCGATTGCAATGGTGAAGGTATCTTGTTCGTTGAGGCTTCTGCTGATGTCACACTTGAGCAACTAGGAGACAAAATTCTACCCCCTTGTCCACTCTTAGAGGAGTTCTTAGTTAATTTTCCAGGCTTTGATGGAATTATTGGTTGTCCTTTGCTGCTGGTTCAG GTGACCCGTCTTACATGTGGAGGTTTCATACTTGCATTGCGCCTAAACCACACAATGTGTGATGCACCTGGATTGCTCCAGTTCCTGACCGCCATTGCGGAGATGGCAAGAGGCGCACATGCACCATCTATTCTACCAGtgtgggagagagagctcttgtCCGCTCGAGATCCACCAAGAATTACATGTGTTCATCATGAATATGAAGACGTGATTGATCATTCTGATGGCTCATACGCATCCAGTAACCCGTCAAACATGGTTCAACGATCTTTCTATTTTGGTGCCAAGGAGATGAGAATCCTTCGAAAACAAATTCCACCCCACCTAATTTCCACATGCTCCACATTTGACTTGATCACAGCTTGTTTGTGGAAATGTCGCACTCTTGCACTTAAAATTAATCCAAAACAGGTTGTTCGCGTTTCATGCATTGTCAATGCACGGGGAAAGCACCACAATGTACGTCTTCCCTTGGGATACTATGGCAATGCATTTGCATTTCCAGCTGCAGTTTCAAAGGCTGAACCTCTATGCAAAAATCCAATGGGATATGCTTTGGAGTTGGTGAAGAAGGCTAAAGCTACCATGAATGAAGAATACTTAAGATCAGTGGCAGATCTTTTGGTACTAAGAGGGCGACCTCAATATTCATCGACAGGAAGTTATTTAATAGTTTCTGATAATACGCGTGCAGGTTTTGGAGATGTCAATTTTGGATGGGGACAACCGATATTTGCTGGACCTGCCAAGGCCTTGGATTTGATTAGCTTCTACgttcaacacaaaaacaactctgaGGATGGAATATTGGTACCAATGTGCTTGCCATTCTCGGCCATGGAGAGATTTCAGCAGGAACTAGAGAGGATTACTCTGGAACCTAAGGAGGATATATGTAACAACCTTAGATTAACTAGGATCATGTCAATGATGTAA